The Neobacillus sp. OS1-2 genome includes a window with the following:
- the mglA gene encoding galactose/methyl galactoside ABC transporter ATP-binding protein MglA has translation MSEASTTNLLEMQSITKRFPGVVALNNVSLRVKAGSVHALMGENGAGKSTLMKCLFGIYSMDEGKILFEGKEVAFANSKQALENGVSMVHQELNQVRQRNVMDNIWLGRYPKKGVFIDEKKMYEDTKAIFKGLDIQIDPRSKVSTLSVSEMQMVEIAKAVSYGSKIIVMDEPTSSLTENEVNHLFTIIRKLQSDNVAIIYISHKMEEILKISDEVTIMRDGQYIATKSAKELTTDEIIKLMVGRDLSQRFPEKINKPGEMILKVSDLTAETQPSFSEVSFELRKGEILGIAGLVGSKRTEVLESIFGMRSLKSGTIELNGKMVKNLSPQHAIKNGFALVTEERRSTGIFPELSISFNSIISNMDQYRKGPFLSDGKVKEDTQWVIDSMNVKTPTQKTSIGSLSGGNQQKVIIGRWLLTKPDVLLLDEPTRGIDVGAKFEIYQLINQLASEGKGIIMISSEMPELLGVTDRILVMSNGKAAGIVETSSTSQEEIMRLAALY, from the coding sequence ATGTCTGAAGCGAGTACAACCAATTTACTTGAAATGCAAAGTATCACCAAACGATTTCCCGGCGTCGTCGCCCTTAATAATGTTTCACTCAGGGTTAAGGCTGGATCCGTACATGCCTTAATGGGCGAAAACGGGGCAGGAAAGTCAACCTTAATGAAGTGTTTATTTGGGATTTATTCGATGGATGAAGGCAAAATTCTCTTTGAAGGAAAAGAAGTAGCATTTGCTAATTCTAAGCAGGCACTTGAAAATGGCGTTTCGATGGTGCACCAGGAATTAAACCAGGTAAGGCAGCGCAATGTCATGGATAATATTTGGCTTGGGCGCTATCCGAAAAAAGGTGTCTTTATTGATGAGAAGAAAATGTATGAGGACACAAAGGCGATTTTCAAAGGATTAGATATTCAAATTGATCCGCGCAGTAAGGTGAGCACCTTATCGGTTTCGGAGATGCAAATGGTGGAAATCGCGAAAGCCGTCTCGTACGGTTCAAAAATCATCGTTATGGATGAACCAACATCATCCTTAACGGAGAATGAGGTAAACCATTTGTTCACCATCATTCGAAAACTGCAGAGCGACAATGTGGCCATCATCTATATTTCACACAAGATGGAAGAAATTTTGAAGATTTCCGACGAAGTAACGATCATGCGTGACGGTCAGTATATTGCCACGAAAAGTGCTAAGGAATTAACCACAGATGAAATTATCAAGCTGATGGTGGGACGTGATTTATCACAGCGCTTTCCTGAAAAAATAAACAAGCCGGGAGAAATGATCCTGAAGGTATCTGATTTGACGGCGGAAACACAGCCTTCTTTTTCAGAGGTAAGCTTTGAGTTAAGGAAGGGCGAAATTTTAGGAATAGCCGGCCTTGTTGGCTCGAAACGGACGGAAGTGCTGGAATCCATCTTTGGAATGAGATCCTTGAAATCCGGAACGATTGAATTGAATGGCAAGATGGTAAAAAATCTTTCGCCACAGCATGCCATCAAAAACGGTTTTGCCCTTGTAACAGAAGAACGAAGATCGACTGGTATTTTTCCAGAGTTAAGCATCAGCTTCAACTCGATTATCTCCAACATGGACCAGTATCGAAAAGGACCTTTTCTTTCAGACGGAAAAGTGAAGGAAGATACACAATGGGTCATCGATTCCATGAATGTGAAAACGCCTACGCAAAAAACGTCGATTGGCAGCCTTTCGGGCGGAAATCAGCAAAAAGTTATTATCGGACGCTGGCTGTTAACGAAGCCGGATGTATTATTGCTTGATGAACCCACACGGGGAATTGATGTTGGGGCAAAGTTTGAAATCTATCAACTTATTAACCAATTAGCTTCAGAAGGAAAGGGGATCATCATGATCTCGTCCGAAATGCCTGAGCTTTTAGGTGTAACTGATAGAATTTTAGTCATGAGTAATGGAAAAGCAGCTGGAATCGTAGAGACGTCTTCTACTTCACAAGAAGAAATCATGCGATTAGCAGCATTGTACTAG
- the mglC gene encoding galactose/methyl galactoside ABC transporter permease MglC — protein MNTKASNKENVSKWLVDNVIYVVLVLLVVGIVFASPDFLSMTNLINILAQSSSRVIIALGVAGILITAGTDLSAGRMVGLAAVISASMLQAGDYAYKMYPNLPELPLFVPIIIAMLATGLIAALNGVIVSKFHVPPFIATLGMMIGVYGLSSIYFDRPPYGAQPIGGLSEKFTTFAQRGFKLGEYEFPYLIFYAIIVSIIIWVIWNKTQLGKNMYAIGGNPEAAKVSGVNVAKYLIIIYTIAGLLYGLTGTLEAGRVGSATNNTGNMYELDAIAACVVGGVSLSGGIGTVPGVITGVLIFQVINYGLAFLGVSPYIQFIVKGLIIIVAVAFDMRKHAKKK, from the coding sequence ATGAACACAAAGGCTTCAAATAAAGAAAATGTATCTAAATGGCTTGTTGATAATGTCATATATGTAGTGTTAGTCCTTCTCGTAGTCGGGATTGTCTTTGCATCTCCTGACTTTTTATCGATGACGAACTTAATCAATATTTTAGCCCAATCCTCATCAAGGGTCATTATTGCCCTTGGAGTAGCCGGGATTTTAATTACAGCTGGTACCGACCTTTCAGCTGGCCGGATGGTTGGTCTTGCCGCTGTTATTTCGGCATCCATGCTGCAGGCTGGGGATTATGCTTACAAAATGTATCCCAACTTACCTGAATTACCACTGTTTGTCCCGATTATTATTGCCATGCTTGCAACAGGCTTAATCGCAGCCTTAAACGGTGTGATTGTTTCGAAGTTTCATGTACCGCCATTCATTGCGACATTGGGTATGATGATTGGAGTATACGGATTATCTTCGATTTACTTCGACCGTCCGCCATACGGTGCACAACCTATTGGGGGCTTGAGCGAAAAGTTTACCACCTTTGCACAACGCGGTTTTAAACTAGGGGAATATGAATTTCCATATCTCATTTTTTATGCCATTATTGTTTCAATCATAATTTGGGTGATTTGGAATAAAACCCAGCTCGGTAAAAACATGTATGCGATCGGTGGCAACCCGGAAGCAGCCAAAGTTTCCGGTGTAAACGTCGCAAAGTATCTAATTATCATCTACACGATTGCTGGCCTTCTTTATGGCTTAACAGGTACCCTTGAAGCTGGACGTGTAGGTAGTGCAACGAACAACACAGGTAACATGTATGAATTAGATGCGATTGCCGCCTGCGTAGTCGGTGGTGTCTCCCTATCAGGTGGGATTGGAACTGTTCCTGGTGTTATCACAGGGGTGTTGATTTTCCAAGTCATCAACTACGGACTCGCGTTCCTAGGCGTAAGCCCATACATCCAATTCATCGTAAAAGGCCTAATCATCATCGTCGCTGTAGCCTTCGACATGCGCAAACACGCTAAAAAGAAATAG
- a CDS encoding YeiH family protein has protein sequence MGSERATKLPLNEQDFQQQIMPKPKPSGWLWLSGITFTIVVAAFGYLLSKAPGFDHVGPLACAIVIAVLYRQFFGYPEKLRAGIQFSSKRLLRFAIILYGLKLNIDIVFHQGLGLLARDVGVIVFAILFTIWLGKLLKAESSLILLLGVGTGVCGAAAIAAVSPIIKAKDEDTAIGVGIVALMGTIFSITYTILRPFLPLSAIQYGIWSGISLHEIAHVALAGAPAGPDGLAIALLAKLGRVLLLIPLCFILMYWVKRKSAGSAGDTRIEFPWFLIGFILMSLFGSYVLGKSIPVSKTAMDGVANATTFILTSAMVGLGLNVSLRDLRTKAARPLMAMLITSVILSVITYFIA, from the coding sequence TTGGGGAGTGAAAGGGCAACAAAATTACCTTTGAACGAACAGGACTTCCAACAGCAAATAATGCCGAAGCCGAAGCCTTCCGGATGGTTATGGTTATCAGGAATCACCTTTACCATAGTGGTAGCCGCATTCGGTTATCTATTATCAAAAGCCCCTGGCTTTGATCATGTGGGGCCGCTTGCCTGTGCCATTGTGATTGCTGTCTTGTATCGGCAATTTTTTGGTTATCCTGAAAAATTACGTGCTGGGATTCAATTTTCTTCAAAACGGTTATTACGTTTTGCGATTATTTTATACGGATTAAAGCTGAATATTGATATTGTGTTTCATCAAGGACTAGGTCTGCTTGCACGTGATGTAGGTGTCATTGTCTTCGCGATATTATTTACCATTTGGCTGGGGAAGTTGCTGAAAGCTGAAAGCTCTCTCATCCTGCTCCTTGGTGTTGGTACAGGAGTGTGCGGAGCAGCAGCCATTGCAGCCGTTTCACCGATCATCAAAGCAAAGGATGAAGATACAGCAATAGGGGTAGGAATTGTTGCATTGATGGGAACTATTTTTTCCATTACCTATACGATTCTTAGGCCTTTCCTTCCATTATCAGCCATTCAATACGGAATATGGAGCGGCATTAGCCTTCACGAAATCGCCCATGTCGCTTTAGCCGGTGCGCCGGCAGGTCCTGATGGGTTGGCCATCGCTCTTTTAGCAAAATTAGGTCGAGTGCTGCTGCTAATTCCGTTATGCTTTATCTTAATGTATTGGGTAAAAAGGAAAAGTGCTGGGAGCGCTGGGGATACAAGAATTGAATTTCCGTGGTTTCTGATTGGGTTTATTCTGATGAGCCTATTTGGAAGTTATGTACTTGGAAAATCCATTCCGGTATCGAAAACTGCCATGGATGGGGTTGCAAATGCCACAACCTTTATTTTGACTTCTGCGATGGTCGGCCTCGGGTTGAATGTAAGCTTACGCGACCTCCGAACGAAGGCTGCGCGGCCACTGATGGCCATGTTGATTACGTCTGTTATTCTTTCTGTTATTACCTATTTTATTGCTTAA
- a CDS encoding LysR family transcriptional regulator gives MDQHLDVFIKVVEKENFSKAAEELHMTQPAVSQYIRALEDAVGTRLLERSNKFVRLNKAGEIVYHHAKEIVALYTKMHYLVDDLTTNASGPIAIGASYTFGEYILPHIIASMRLQSPHISPSIKIYNTKEIIDLVSSYQLDIGIIEGVVKNDNLNIEIVSEDKMVIVAAPHHPLLKKKDEIRFSELAAETWILREEGSGTREAADKLFQINGFTPEKVMEFGSTQLIKESVEAGLGISLVSRWALDKELTNGYLEEMHVKGLPFKRNFSILTRSLFQTKGLKVFIEILKEYLASAGQGKKI, from the coding sequence GTGGATCAACATTTAGATGTGTTTATAAAGGTCGTGGAAAAAGAAAACTTTTCTAAAGCAGCGGAGGAACTACATATGACACAGCCGGCGGTCAGTCAATATATTCGGGCATTGGAAGATGCTGTCGGGACAAGATTATTGGAACGGAGCAATAAGTTTGTCCGTTTAAATAAGGCCGGTGAGATTGTCTACCACCATGCCAAGGAAATAGTAGCACTCTATACAAAAATGCACTATCTAGTAGATGATCTGACAACTAACGCAAGCGGCCCAATTGCAATTGGGGCGAGCTACACATTTGGCGAATATATCCTCCCGCATATTATTGCTAGTATGAGGCTGCAGTCGCCACATATCAGCCCATCCATTAAGATTTATAACACAAAGGAAATTATCGATTTAGTGAGTTCATATCAATTAGATATTGGGATTATTGAAGGGGTGGTAAAGAATGATAATTTAAATATAGAAATCGTTTCTGAAGATAAAATGGTCATTGTTGCTGCACCCCACCATCCCCTATTGAAAAAGAAAGATGAAATCCGCTTTTCAGAACTAGCCGCTGAAACGTGGATCCTACGAGAAGAGGGATCAGGAACAAGGGAGGCTGCAGATAAGCTGTTTCAAATAAATGGATTTACTCCGGAGAAAGTAATGGAATTTGGGAGCACACAACTGATTAAAGAATCGGTTGAGGCTGGACTTGGGATCAGTTTAGTTTCCCGCTGGGCACTTGATAAGGAGCTAACCAATGGCTATTTGGAAGAAATGCACGTGAAAGGACTGCCTTTTAAACGCAACTTTTCCATCCTTACCCGATCGCTTTTTCAAACAAAAGGACTAAAAGTGTTTATTGAAATACTCAAAGAATATTTAGCTTCAGCGGGGCAAGGTAAGAAAATTTAA
- a CDS encoding Zn-dependent hydrolase has protein sequence MQKQKLVINEERLQQELERFANFGRTENNGVTRLSLSEEDRRVRNYFKACCEDLGLTVTFDDMGCMYATLEGIENKPPILIGSHLDTVKKGGRFDGVLGVLTGLEVVRTLIDHQIKPQIPITIVNFTNEEGARFEPSMMASGVLSGKFDKSAMLKKVDSEGITFEAALKAIGYEGDVGNRLKEASAFLELHIEQGPILEKEALTIGVVECVVGMACYEIEVTGESDHAGTTPMKMRKDALFATNNLINEIRNRLGVLDEELVFTIGRVNVYPSIHTVIPNKVVFTLEARHKDMEIVDTVKNFIQSLPHLGVGEGCEIKTTKLWERDTVWFEPGLCQLLEHSAESLGYSHKRMVSGAGHDAQFIAGYVPTAMLFVPSINGKSHCEEELTSWEDCEKGVNVILDTVLTLLSKS, from the coding sequence ATGCAAAAACAAAAGCTCGTAATCAATGAAGAGAGACTGCAGCAGGAGCTAGAAAGGTTTGCAAACTTTGGTCGGACAGAAAACAATGGAGTAACAAGGTTGTCCTTGTCAGAAGAGGATCGCCGCGTCAGAAATTACTTTAAAGCTTGTTGCGAAGACTTGGGTTTAACGGTCACATTCGATGATATGGGGTGTATGTACGCAACCCTTGAGGGGATTGAAAATAAACCGCCCATTTTGATCGGTTCCCATTTGGATACGGTAAAAAAAGGCGGCCGCTTTGATGGTGTTTTAGGCGTACTAACCGGGTTAGAAGTCGTTAGAACACTGATTGATCATCAAATTAAACCGCAAATTCCGATTACGATTGTCAACTTTACCAATGAAGAGGGGGCAAGGTTTGAACCTTCGATGATGGCATCGGGTGTTCTTTCAGGCAAGTTTGATAAGTCTGCCATGTTAAAAAAGGTAGATTCGGAGGGAATTACTTTTGAGGCGGCCCTAAAAGCGATTGGATACGAGGGAGATGTGGGGAATCGGTTGAAGGAGGCTAGTGCCTTTTTAGAGCTGCATATTGAACAAGGGCCAATCTTGGAAAAAGAAGCCTTGACGATTGGCGTGGTCGAATGTGTGGTAGGAATGGCGTGCTATGAAATTGAGGTAACAGGAGAATCGGATCATGCCGGGACGACTCCGATGAAGATGAGAAAGGATGCCCTGTTTGCGACGAATAACTTAATTAACGAAATCCGCAATCGTTTAGGTGTATTGGATGAAGAGTTAGTCTTTACGATTGGTCGAGTAAACGTGTATCCGAGTATCCATACGGTTATCCCGAATAAGGTTGTGTTTACCCTTGAAGCACGGCACAAAGACATGGAAATCGTCGATACCGTTAAGAACTTCATTCAAAGCCTGCCGCATTTAGGCGTGGGCGAGGGCTGCGAGATTAAGACGACGAAATTATGGGAACGTGACACAGTTTGGTTTGAACCAGGACTTTGCCAGCTGTTGGAGCATTCCGCCGAATCGCTGGGTTATTCTCATAAGAGAATGGTTAGTGGTGCCGGGCACGATGCTCAATTCATTGCGGGCTACGTCCCAACTGCCATGTTATTTGTTCCGAGTATTAATGGGAAAAGCCATTGTGAAGAGGAACTAACAAGCTGGGAGGATTGTGAAAAAGGGGTTAATGTCATTTTAGATACTGTGCTTACATTGTTATCAAAATCATAG
- a CDS encoding substrate-binding domain-containing protein, with protein MLGEKLWLLLLNFGVVPLVLSIIAFLLMGSGLDDIIMAALLPLSAGGILAGLFISKRRVRSGGLPELITLFFLPLAYTALLWAVFMLISGGFYGANSWLFYSIFHLALAPIYFLAMFSGEGRLFLWAPLAYELAFFGGVLITTIISKVRPFMNRKQLVPILLVFFLAIGTGVTVQWHRSQTVLPSYGFQYGGGYSSTDLTPYEVTNLANKLPKLAATSTFTIKNPSEMPILDGAEAAFPVYSAFANTVYENIGKEMDRAGEIVSFTNTIYAYERLLSGEADIYFGAIPSKEQLGMAKKDGKELVMTPIGKEAFVFFVNPSNPVNSLKVSDIQEIYSGEVKNWSEVGGKREKIIAFQRPKNSGSQTLLEKIMGDTPIIKPLKEDVPEGMGGIIEQVADYRNYDNSIGFSFRFFATGMKKNPNIKLLAIDGVEPNPENIASGKYPFTASLYAITVKDNPKQAIKPFLEWMQGPQGQEIVERIGYSRARE; from the coding sequence ATGTTGGGGGAAAAATTATGGCTCTTATTATTGAATTTTGGTGTGGTACCTCTTGTATTGTCTATCATTGCGTTTTTGTTAATGGGCTCGGGACTAGATGATATCATAATGGCAGCACTTCTGCCTCTAAGTGCCGGCGGTATTCTCGCGGGACTTTTTATAAGTAAAAGACGAGTTCGGTCAGGTGGATTGCCAGAACTTATCACACTCTTCTTTTTGCCGCTTGCCTATACGGCCCTTTTATGGGCTGTGTTTATGTTGATCAGCGGTGGGTTTTATGGGGCAAATTCTTGGCTTTTTTATAGCATTTTTCACCTGGCACTAGCACCCATCTATTTTCTTGCGATGTTTTCCGGTGAAGGGAGATTATTCCTATGGGCACCGCTAGCTTACGAGTTAGCATTTTTCGGCGGGGTATTGATAACAACGATCATAAGCAAGGTGCGGCCCTTTATGAATCGGAAACAGCTGGTGCCAATTTTGTTGGTTTTTTTTCTTGCAATAGGCACAGGCGTAACGGTTCAATGGCACCGTAGTCAGACGGTTTTACCATCCTATGGTTTTCAGTATGGGGGCGGCTACTCTAGTACAGACTTAACGCCATATGAGGTGACGAATCTAGCTAATAAGTTGCCAAAGCTGGCGGCGACATCGACATTTACCATTAAGAATCCAAGCGAGATGCCGATTTTAGACGGAGCAGAAGCGGCTTTTCCGGTTTACTCGGCGTTTGCCAACACAGTCTATGAGAATATTGGAAAAGAGATGGACAGGGCAGGGGAGATTGTCAGTTTTACTAATACTATTTATGCCTATGAACGTCTATTATCTGGGGAAGCAGATATTTACTTTGGTGCCATACCGTCGAAGGAGCAGCTGGGAATGGCGAAAAAGGATGGGAAAGAATTGGTCATGACGCCCATTGGTAAGGAAGCCTTTGTCTTCTTTGTTAATCCAAGTAATCCAGTCAATAGCTTAAAAGTTTCCGATATTCAAGAGATTTACTCCGGAGAAGTAAAAAATTGGTCTGAGGTTGGCGGGAAGAGAGAGAAAATCATTGCTTTTCAGCGTCCAAAAAATTCCGGCAGCCAAACACTTTTAGAAAAAATTATGGGCGATACCCCAATCATAAAGCCACTAAAGGAGGACGTACCTGAGGGGATGGGTGGAATTATTGAACAGGTAGCTGATTATCGTAACTATGATAATTCGATTGGCTTTTCATTCCGTTTCTTTGCAACCGGGATGAAAAAGAATCCGAATATTAAACTGCTGGCCATTGATGGAGTGGAACCAAATCCCGAAAACATCGCGAGCGGGAAATACCCCTTTACCGCCTCCCTCTACGCCATTACGGTGAAAGACAACCCAAAACAGGCCATAAAACCTTTCCTAGAATGGATGCAAGGACCCCAGGGTCAAGAGATTGTAGAAAGAATTGGATATAGTAGGGCAAGGGAGTAG
- a CDS encoding GntP family permease, which translates to MELFVILLALGLLIFVAYRGFSVILFAPLCALLAVLLIDPSHVLPFFSGVFMEKMVGFIKSYFAVFLLGAIFGKVVEMSGIAESIAKTIVHLIGAKRAMLTIVLLGAILTYSGVSLFVAVFAIYPFAAQMFRQANIPKRLIPGTIALGAFTFTMDALPGTPQIQNVIPISFFKTDIYAAPTLGIIGAIFVLACGLLYLESRRKKAEKAGEGYFGFGAENAAAAENIKLEEMEAVPDITSKQSAARQILAFIPLILVGVTNKLFITYIPKWYPNGFDFSAIGLKTYSVDVASVAAVWAIIMALIVGILASLLYDWRRVTKGFKEGLNTAIGGSLLATMNTGAEYGFGGVIAALPGFAKISDGISNTFTNPLVNGAVTTSTLAGMTGSASGGMGIALGAMADKYNQAIAAANIPPEVMHRVVAMASGGMDTLPHNGAVITLLAVTGLTHKQSYRDIFAVTIIKTIAVFFVIALYTIFGII; encoded by the coding sequence ATGGAGTTATTTGTTATTCTGTTGGCGCTTGGGCTGCTCATCTTTGTTGCCTACCGCGGGTTTTCTGTTATTCTATTTGCGCCATTATGTGCATTGCTTGCGGTTTTACTCATTGACCCAAGTCATGTGTTACCGTTCTTTTCTGGTGTATTCATGGAAAAAATGGTCGGGTTCATTAAATCTTATTTTGCGGTCTTTTTATTAGGGGCTATTTTTGGAAAAGTAGTGGAAATGTCAGGGATTGCAGAATCCATTGCAAAAACAATTGTTCATCTGATAGGTGCCAAACGGGCCATGCTGACGATTGTTTTATTAGGTGCGATTTTAACGTATAGCGGTGTAAGTTTATTCGTAGCCGTTTTTGCCATTTATCCATTTGCCGCTCAAATGTTCAGACAGGCCAATATTCCGAAAAGGCTGATTCCAGGCACGATTGCATTGGGTGCTTTCACATTCACAATGGATGCATTACCAGGTACACCACAAATTCAAAACGTTATACCGATTTCTTTCTTTAAAACAGATATTTATGCCGCACCAACTCTGGGCATTATTGGCGCTATTTTCGTTTTAGCTTGCGGGTTACTTTACCTAGAGTCGAGAAGAAAGAAGGCAGAAAAAGCGGGTGAGGGCTACTTTGGCTTCGGTGCTGAAAATGCCGCCGCAGCCGAAAACATCAAGCTTGAAGAAATGGAAGCTGTTCCTGATATAACATCAAAGCAATCCGCAGCAAGACAAATTCTTGCCTTTATTCCGCTCATACTTGTCGGGGTAACGAATAAACTTTTTATTACCTATATCCCTAAATGGTATCCAAATGGGTTTGATTTTTCAGCAATTGGCCTAAAAACCTATTCCGTTGACGTGGCATCCGTTGCCGCGGTTTGGGCCATTATAATGGCACTGATTGTCGGGATTCTTGCATCACTTCTATATGATTGGAGACGGGTAACAAAGGGCTTTAAAGAAGGACTTAATACGGCCATTGGCGGTTCCTTGCTCGCAACGATGAACACTGGAGCTGAGTATGGATTTGGCGGTGTTATTGCCGCGCTTCCAGGATTTGCGAAAATTAGTGACGGTATTTCGAATACGTTCACGAATCCGCTTGTTAATGGTGCGGTTACTACAAGTACACTTGCCGGAATGACAGGATCCGCATCTGGTGGTATGGGGATCGCTTTAGGAGCAATGGCCGATAAGTATAATCAGGCGATTGCAGCTGCAAATATCCCGCCAGAAGTTATGCATCGTGTTGTCGCAATGGCATCAGGTGGTATGGATACGCTTCCGCATAATGGTGCCGTTATTACGTTGCTTGCTGTTACAGGATTGACCCATAAGCAATCATATCGAGATATTTTTGCTGTTACGATTATTAAAACAATAGCGGTGTTCTTTGTTATCGCTCTTTACACGATATTTGGAATTATTTAA
- a CDS encoding 3-hydroxybutyrate dehydrogenase, which produces MSKTLEGKTAFITGSASGIGLEMAKTFAQEGAQVVISDLNTEKSEHVAVELSRQGFKVLSAPCDVTNEEAFKNSIQLAYETFGSLDVLVNNAGMQFVSPIEEFPTEKFELLVKIMLTAPFIGIKHVFPIMKKQGSGRVINMASINGVIGFAGKAAYNSAKHGVIGLTKVAALEGATSGITVNALCPGYVDTPLVRNQLADLAVTRNVSLECVIDEVLLPLVPQKRLLSVSEIADYAVFLASDKGRGITGQAVILDGGYTAQ; this is translated from the coding sequence ATGAGTAAAACATTAGAGGGAAAAACAGCATTTATTACTGGGTCTGCAAGTGGGATAGGATTGGAAATGGCGAAGACGTTTGCACAAGAAGGGGCACAGGTGGTCATTTCCGATTTAAATACAGAAAAAAGTGAACATGTTGCAGTTGAATTAAGCAGGCAAGGGTTCAAAGTCCTTTCAGCACCCTGTGATGTAACAAATGAGGAAGCTTTTAAAAATAGCATTCAATTAGCCTATGAAACGTTTGGAAGCCTTGATGTTTTAGTAAATAATGCCGGTATGCAATTTGTTTCACCGATTGAGGAATTTCCAACCGAGAAATTTGAATTGCTTGTTAAAATCATGTTAACTGCACCATTTATCGGTATAAAGCATGTCTTTCCTATTATGAAGAAACAGGGTTCTGGAAGGGTAATTAATATGGCTTCCATTAATGGGGTCATCGGGTTTGCGGGTAAAGCAGCTTATAATAGTGCAAAACATGGGGTGATTGGGTTAACAAAGGTCGCTGCCCTAGAAGGTGCAACAAGCGGAATTACCGTTAATGCCTTGTGTCCAGGTTATGTGGATACGCCGTTAGTTCGAAATCAATTAGCCGATTTAGCGGTAACAAGAAATGTCAGTTTGGAATGTGTCATTGATGAAGTGCTCTTGCCGCTTGTTCCGCAAAAAAGGCTATTATCTGTTTCAGAAATTGCCGATTATGCGGTTTTTTTGGCTAGTGATAAAGGACGGGGGATCACAGGTCAAGCGGTCATCCTTGATGGTGGCTACACGGCACAATAA